One stretch of Callospermophilus lateralis isolate mCalLat2 chromosome 11, mCalLat2.hap1, whole genome shotgun sequence DNA includes these proteins:
- the Hdac5 gene encoding histone deacetylase 5 isoform X2, producing MNSPNKSADGMSGREPSLEILPRTPLHSIPVAVEVKPVLPGAMPSSIGGGGGGSPSPVELRGALAGPVDPALREQQLQQELLALKQQQQLQKQLLFAEFQKQHDHLTRQHEVQLQKHLKQQQEMLAAKRQQELEQQRQREQQRQEELEKQRLEQQLLILRNKEKSKESAIASTEVKLRLQEFLLSKSKEPTPGGLNHSLPQHPKCWGAHHASLDQSSPPQSGPPGTPPSYKLPLLGPYDSRDDFPLRKTASEPNLKVRSRLKQKVAERRSSPLLRRKDGTVISTFKKRAVEITGTGPGVSSVCNSAPGSGPSSPNSSHSTIAENGFTGSVPNIPTEMLPQHRALPLDSSPNQFSLYTSPSLPNISLGLQATVTVTNSHLTASPKLSTQQEAERQALQSLRQGGTLTGKFMSTSSIPGCLLGVALEGDTSPHGHASLLQHVLLLEQARQQSTLIAVPLHGQSPLVTGERVATSMRTVGKLPRHRPLSRTQSSPLPQSPQALQQLVMQQQHQQFLEKQKQQQLQLGKILTKTGELPRQPTTHPEETEEELTEQQEALLGEGALTMPREGSTESESTQEDLEEEEEEEEVEEDDDDCIQVKDEEGESGPDEGPDLEESSAAYKKLFTDAQQLQPLQVYQAPLSLATVPHQALGRTQSSPAAPGGLKSPPDQPTKHLFTTGVVYDTFMLKHQCMCGNTHVHPEHAGRIQSIWSRLQETGLLSKCERIRGRKATLEEIQTVHSEYHTLLYGTSPLNRQKLDSKKLLGPISQKMYAMLPCGGIGVDSDTVWNEMHSSSAVRMAVGCLVELAFKVAAGELKNGFAIIRPPGHHAEESTAMGFCFFNSVAITAKLLQQKLNVGKVLIVDWDIHHGNGTQQAFYSDPSVLYISLHRYDNGNFFPGSGAPEEVGGGPGVGYNVNVAWTGGVDPPIGDVEYLTAFRTVVMPIAHEFSPDVVLVSAGFDAVEGHLSPLGGYSVTARCFGHLTRQLMTLAGGRVVLALEGGHDLTAICDASEACVSALLSVELQPLDEAVLQQKPNINAVTTLEKVIEIQSKHWSCVQRFATGLGRSLREAQAGETEEAETVSAMALLSVGAEQAQAAAAREHSPRPAEEPMEQEPAL from the exons ATGAACTCTCCTAACAAGTCGG CAGATGGCATGTCAGGCCGGGAACCATCCTTGGAAATCCTGCCGCGGACTCCTCTGCACAGCATACCTGTCGCAG TGGAGGTAAAGCCAGTGCTGCCAGGAGCCATGCCCAGCTCcatcgggggtgggggtggaggcagCCCCAGCCCTGTGGAGCTGAGGGGGGCTCTGGCTGGCCCTGTGGACCCGGCCCTGCGGGAGCAGCAACTGCAGCAGGAGCTCCTGGCGctcaagcagcagcagcagctgcagaAGCAGCTTCTGTTTGCAGAGTTCCAGAAACAGCATGACCACCTGACGCGGCAGCATGAGGTCCAGCTGCAGAAGCACCTCAAG CAGCAGCAGGAGATGCTGGCAGCCAAGAGGCAACAGGAGCTGGAGCAGCAGCGGCAACGGGAGCAGCAGCGGCAGGAAGAGCTGGAGAAGCAGAGGTTGGAGCAGCAGCTGCTCATCCTGCGCAACAAGGAGAAGAGCAAAGAGA gcgcCATCGCCAGCACCGAAGTGAAACTGAGGCTCCAGGAATTCCTCTTGTCAAAGTCGAAGGAGCCCACGCCAGGCGGCCTCAACCATTCCCTCCCACAGCACCCCAAATGCTG GGGAGCCCACCATGCTTCTTTGGACCAGAGTTCCCCTCCCCAGAGCGGCCCCCCAGGGACGCCTCCCTCTTATAAACTGCCTTTGCTTGGGCCCTACGACAGCCGTGATGACTTCCCCCTCCGCAAAACAG CCTCTGAACCCAATTTGAAAGTGCGTTCAAGGCTAAAACAGAAGGTGGCTGAACGGAGAAGCAGTCCCCTCCTGCGACGAAAAGATGGGACTGTTATTAGCACCTTTAAGAAGAGAGCAGTGGAGATTACAGGCACTGGGCCTGGGG TGTCGTCTGTGTGTAACAGTGCGCCCGGCTCTGGCCCCAGCTCTCCCAACAGCTCCCACAGCACCATCGCTGAGAATGGCTTTACTGGCTCAGTCCCCAACATCCCCACCGAG ATGCTCCCCCAGCACCGGGCCCTCCCTCTGGACAGCTCCCCCAACCAGTTTAGCCTCTACACGTCTCCTTCTCTGCCCAACATCTCCCTAGGGCTGCAGGCCACAGTCACTGTCACCAACTCACACCTCACC GCCTCCCCGAAGCTGTCAACGCAGCAGGAGGCCGAGAGGCAGGCCCTTCAGTCCCTGCGGCAGGGTGGCACACTGACGGGCAAGTTCATGAGCACATCCTCCATCCCTGGCTGCCTACTGGGCGTGGCCCTGGAGGGTGACACGAGCCCGCATGGGCACGCCTCTCTGCTGCAGCATGTACTGCTGCTGGAGCAGGCCCGGCAGCAGAGTACCCTCATTGCTG TGCCACTCCATGGGCAGTCCCCGTTGGTGACAGGTGAACGTGTGGCCACCAGCATGCGGACAGTGGGCAAACTCCCGCGGCACCGGCCCCTGAGCCGCACTCAGTCCTCGCCACTGCCACAGAGTCCCCAGGCCCTGCAGCAGTTGGTCATGCAACAGCagcatcagcagttcctggagaaGCAGAAGCAGCAGCAGTTGCAGCTGGGCAAG ATCCTCACCAAGACAGGGGAGCTGCCCAGGCAGCCTACTACCCACCCTGAGGAGACAGAGGAGGAACTGACAGAGCAGCAGGAGGCCTTGCTGGGGGAAGGAGCTCTGACCATGCCCCGGGAAGGCTCTACGGAGAGCGAGAGCACACAGGAagacctggaggaggaggaggaggaggaagaggtggaggAGGACGACGATGACTGCATCCAGGTCAAGGATGAAGAGGGCGAGAGTGGCCCTGATGAGGGGCCCGACTTGGAAGAGTCCAGTGCTGCTTACAAAAAG CTGTTCACAGATGCTCAGCAGCTGCAGCCGCTGCAGGTGTACCAGGCACCCCTCAGCCTGGCCACTGTGCCCCATCAGGCCCTGGGCCGCACCCAGTCCTCACCTGCTGCCCCTGGGGGCTTGAAGAGTCCCCCGGACCAGCCCACCAAGCACCTCTTCACCACAG GCGTAGTCTACGACACGTTCATGCTGAAGCACCAGTGCATGTGTGGGAACACACATGTGCACCCCGAACACGCTGGCCGCATCCAGAGCATCTGGTCCCGGCTGCAGGAGACGGGCCTGCTTAGTAAGTGTGAG CGGATCCGGGGTCGCAAAGCCACTCTGGAGGAGATCCAGACAGTGCACTCTGAATACCACACCCTGCTCTATGGGACCAGCCCCCTCAACCGGCAGAAGCTGGACAGCAAGAAGCTGCTCG GCCCCATCAGCCAGAAGATGTACGCCATGCTGCCTTGTGGGGGCATTGGG GTGGACAGTGACACTGTGTGGAATGAGATGCACTCTTCCAGTGCTGTGCGCATGGCAGTGGGCTGCCTGGTAGAGCTGGCCTTCAAGGTGGCTGCAGGAGAGCTGAAG AATGGATTTGCCATCATCCGGCCCCCAGGACACCATGCAGAGGAATCCACAGCCAT GGGATTCTGCTTCTTCAACTCTGTAGCCATCACAGCTAAACTCCTGCAGCAGAAGCTGAATGTGGGCAAGGTCCTCATCGTGGACTGG GACATTCACCATGGCAATGGCACCCAGCAAGCATTCTACAGTGATCCCTCTGTGCTCTACATCTCCCTGCATCGCTATGACAATGGGAACTTCTTTCCAGGCTCTGGGGCTCCTGAAGAG GTCGGTGGAGGGCCAGGCGTGGGGTACAATGTGAATGTGGCATGGACAGGAGGTGTGGATCCCCCCATTGGAGATGTGGAGTACCTGACAGCCTTCAG GACAGTGGTGATGCCCATTGCCCATGAGTTCTCACCTGATGTGGTCCTAGTCTCCGCTGGGTTTGATGCTGTTGAAGGACATCTGTCTCCCCTTGGTGGCTATTCTGTCACCGCCAGAT GTTTTGGCCACTTGACCAGGCAGCTGATGACGCTGGCAGGGGGCCGGGTGGTGCTGGCCCTGGAGGGAGGCCACGACTTGACCGCCATCTGTGATGCCTCTGAGGCCTGTGTCTCAGCTCTGCTTAGCGTGGAG CTACAGCCCTTGGATGAGGCAGTCTTACAGCAAAAGCCCAACATCAATGCAGTAACCACACTAGAGAAAGTCATCGAGATCCAGA GCAAACACTGGAGCTGTGTGCAGAGGTTTGCCACTGGTCTGGGCCGTTCCTTGCGGGAGGCCCAGGCTGGTGAGACGGAGGAGGCCGAGACTGTGAGCGCCATGGCCTTGCTGTCGGTGGGGGCTGAGCAGGCCCAGGCTGCTGCCGCCAGGGAGCACAGCCCCAG GCCGGCAGAGGAGCCCATGGAGCAGGAGCCTGCCCTGTGA
- the Hdac5 gene encoding histone deacetylase 5 isoform X3, producing MNSPNKSDGMSGREPSLEILPRTPLHSIPVAVEVKPVLPGAMPSSIGGGGGGSPSPVELRGALAGPVDPALREQQLQQELLALKQQQQLQKQLLFAEFQKQHDHLTRQHEVQLQKHLKQQQEMLAAKRQQELEQQRQREQQRQEELEKQRLEQQLLILRNKEKSKESAIASTEVKLRLQEFLLSKSKEPTPGGLNHSLPQHPKCWGAHHASLDQSSPPQSGPPGTPPSYKLPLLGPYDSRDDFPLRKTASEPNLKVRSRLKQKVAERRSSPLLRRKDGTVISTFKKRAVEITGTGPGVSSVCNSAPGSGPSSPNSSHSTIAENGFTGSVPNIPTEMLPQHRALPLDSSPNQFSLYTSPSLPNISLGLQATVTVTNSHLTASPKLSTQQEAERQALQSLRQGGTLTGKFMSTSSIPGCLLGVALEGDTSPHGHASLLQHVLLLEQARQQSTLIAVPLHGQSPLVTGERVATSMRTVGKLPRHRPLSRTQSSPLPQSPQALQQLVMQQQHQQFLEKQKQQQLQLGKILTKTGELPRQPTTHPEETEEELTEQQEALLGEGALTMPREGSTESESTQEDLEEEEEEEEVEEDDDDCIQVKDEEGESGPDEGPDLEESSAAYKKLFTDAQQLQPLQVYQAPLSLATVPHQALGRTQSSPAAPGGLKSPPDQPTKHLFTTGVVYDTFMLKHQCMCGNTHVHPEHAGRIQSIWSRLQETGLLSKCERIRGRKATLEEIQTVHSEYHTLLYGTSPLNRQKLDSKKLLGPISQKMYAMLPCGGIGVDSDTVWNEMHSSSAVRMAVGCLVELAFKVAAGELKNGFAIIRPPGHHAEESTAMGFCFFNSVAITAKLLQQKLNVGKVLIVDWDIHHGNGTQQAFYSDPSVLYISLHRYDNGNFFPGSGAPEEVGGGPGVGYNVNVAWTGGVDPPIGDVEYLTAFRTVVMPIAHEFSPDVVLVSAGFDAVEGHLSPLGGYSVTARCFGHLTRQLMTLAGGRVVLALEGGHDLTAICDASEACVSALLSVELQPLDEAVLQQKPNINAVTTLEKVIEIQSKHWSCVQRFATGLGRSLREAQAGETEEAETVSAMALLSVGAEQAQAAAAREHSPRPAEEPMEQEPAL from the exons ATGAACTCTCCTAACAAGTCGG ATGGCATGTCAGGCCGGGAACCATCCTTGGAAATCCTGCCGCGGACTCCTCTGCACAGCATACCTGTCGCAG TGGAGGTAAAGCCAGTGCTGCCAGGAGCCATGCCCAGCTCcatcgggggtgggggtggaggcagCCCCAGCCCTGTGGAGCTGAGGGGGGCTCTGGCTGGCCCTGTGGACCCGGCCCTGCGGGAGCAGCAACTGCAGCAGGAGCTCCTGGCGctcaagcagcagcagcagctgcagaAGCAGCTTCTGTTTGCAGAGTTCCAGAAACAGCATGACCACCTGACGCGGCAGCATGAGGTCCAGCTGCAGAAGCACCTCAAG CAGCAGCAGGAGATGCTGGCAGCCAAGAGGCAACAGGAGCTGGAGCAGCAGCGGCAACGGGAGCAGCAGCGGCAGGAAGAGCTGGAGAAGCAGAGGTTGGAGCAGCAGCTGCTCATCCTGCGCAACAAGGAGAAGAGCAAAGAGA gcgcCATCGCCAGCACCGAAGTGAAACTGAGGCTCCAGGAATTCCTCTTGTCAAAGTCGAAGGAGCCCACGCCAGGCGGCCTCAACCATTCCCTCCCACAGCACCCCAAATGCTG GGGAGCCCACCATGCTTCTTTGGACCAGAGTTCCCCTCCCCAGAGCGGCCCCCCAGGGACGCCTCCCTCTTATAAACTGCCTTTGCTTGGGCCCTACGACAGCCGTGATGACTTCCCCCTCCGCAAAACAG CCTCTGAACCCAATTTGAAAGTGCGTTCAAGGCTAAAACAGAAGGTGGCTGAACGGAGAAGCAGTCCCCTCCTGCGACGAAAAGATGGGACTGTTATTAGCACCTTTAAGAAGAGAGCAGTGGAGATTACAGGCACTGGGCCTGGGG TGTCGTCTGTGTGTAACAGTGCGCCCGGCTCTGGCCCCAGCTCTCCCAACAGCTCCCACAGCACCATCGCTGAGAATGGCTTTACTGGCTCAGTCCCCAACATCCCCACCGAG ATGCTCCCCCAGCACCGGGCCCTCCCTCTGGACAGCTCCCCCAACCAGTTTAGCCTCTACACGTCTCCTTCTCTGCCCAACATCTCCCTAGGGCTGCAGGCCACAGTCACTGTCACCAACTCACACCTCACC GCCTCCCCGAAGCTGTCAACGCAGCAGGAGGCCGAGAGGCAGGCCCTTCAGTCCCTGCGGCAGGGTGGCACACTGACGGGCAAGTTCATGAGCACATCCTCCATCCCTGGCTGCCTACTGGGCGTGGCCCTGGAGGGTGACACGAGCCCGCATGGGCACGCCTCTCTGCTGCAGCATGTACTGCTGCTGGAGCAGGCCCGGCAGCAGAGTACCCTCATTGCTG TGCCACTCCATGGGCAGTCCCCGTTGGTGACAGGTGAACGTGTGGCCACCAGCATGCGGACAGTGGGCAAACTCCCGCGGCACCGGCCCCTGAGCCGCACTCAGTCCTCGCCACTGCCACAGAGTCCCCAGGCCCTGCAGCAGTTGGTCATGCAACAGCagcatcagcagttcctggagaaGCAGAAGCAGCAGCAGTTGCAGCTGGGCAAG ATCCTCACCAAGACAGGGGAGCTGCCCAGGCAGCCTACTACCCACCCTGAGGAGACAGAGGAGGAACTGACAGAGCAGCAGGAGGCCTTGCTGGGGGAAGGAGCTCTGACCATGCCCCGGGAAGGCTCTACGGAGAGCGAGAGCACACAGGAagacctggaggaggaggaggaggaggaagaggtggaggAGGACGACGATGACTGCATCCAGGTCAAGGATGAAGAGGGCGAGAGTGGCCCTGATGAGGGGCCCGACTTGGAAGAGTCCAGTGCTGCTTACAAAAAG CTGTTCACAGATGCTCAGCAGCTGCAGCCGCTGCAGGTGTACCAGGCACCCCTCAGCCTGGCCACTGTGCCCCATCAGGCCCTGGGCCGCACCCAGTCCTCACCTGCTGCCCCTGGGGGCTTGAAGAGTCCCCCGGACCAGCCCACCAAGCACCTCTTCACCACAG GCGTAGTCTACGACACGTTCATGCTGAAGCACCAGTGCATGTGTGGGAACACACATGTGCACCCCGAACACGCTGGCCGCATCCAGAGCATCTGGTCCCGGCTGCAGGAGACGGGCCTGCTTAGTAAGTGTGAG CGGATCCGGGGTCGCAAAGCCACTCTGGAGGAGATCCAGACAGTGCACTCTGAATACCACACCCTGCTCTATGGGACCAGCCCCCTCAACCGGCAGAAGCTGGACAGCAAGAAGCTGCTCG GCCCCATCAGCCAGAAGATGTACGCCATGCTGCCTTGTGGGGGCATTGGG GTGGACAGTGACACTGTGTGGAATGAGATGCACTCTTCCAGTGCTGTGCGCATGGCAGTGGGCTGCCTGGTAGAGCTGGCCTTCAAGGTGGCTGCAGGAGAGCTGAAG AATGGATTTGCCATCATCCGGCCCCCAGGACACCATGCAGAGGAATCCACAGCCAT GGGATTCTGCTTCTTCAACTCTGTAGCCATCACAGCTAAACTCCTGCAGCAGAAGCTGAATGTGGGCAAGGTCCTCATCGTGGACTGG GACATTCACCATGGCAATGGCACCCAGCAAGCATTCTACAGTGATCCCTCTGTGCTCTACATCTCCCTGCATCGCTATGACAATGGGAACTTCTTTCCAGGCTCTGGGGCTCCTGAAGAG GTCGGTGGAGGGCCAGGCGTGGGGTACAATGTGAATGTGGCATGGACAGGAGGTGTGGATCCCCCCATTGGAGATGTGGAGTACCTGACAGCCTTCAG GACAGTGGTGATGCCCATTGCCCATGAGTTCTCACCTGATGTGGTCCTAGTCTCCGCTGGGTTTGATGCTGTTGAAGGACATCTGTCTCCCCTTGGTGGCTATTCTGTCACCGCCAGAT GTTTTGGCCACTTGACCAGGCAGCTGATGACGCTGGCAGGGGGCCGGGTGGTGCTGGCCCTGGAGGGAGGCCACGACTTGACCGCCATCTGTGATGCCTCTGAGGCCTGTGTCTCAGCTCTGCTTAGCGTGGAG CTACAGCCCTTGGATGAGGCAGTCTTACAGCAAAAGCCCAACATCAATGCAGTAACCACACTAGAGAAAGTCATCGAGATCCAGA GCAAACACTGGAGCTGTGTGCAGAGGTTTGCCACTGGTCTGGGCCGTTCCTTGCGGGAGGCCCAGGCTGGTGAGACGGAGGAGGCCGAGACTGTGAGCGCCATGGCCTTGCTGTCGGTGGGGGCTGAGCAGGCCCAGGCTGCTGCCGCCAGGGAGCACAGCCCCAG GCCGGCAGAGGAGCCCATGGAGCAGGAGCCTGCCCTGTGA
- the Hdac5 gene encoding histone deacetylase 5 isoform X1, translated as MLLVPKAQGLVEMLQTIYETESCFSADGMSGREPSLEILPRTPLHSIPVAVEVKPVLPGAMPSSIGGGGGGSPSPVELRGALAGPVDPALREQQLQQELLALKQQQQLQKQLLFAEFQKQHDHLTRQHEVQLQKHLKQQQEMLAAKRQQELEQQRQREQQRQEELEKQRLEQQLLILRNKEKSKESAIASTEVKLRLQEFLLSKSKEPTPGGLNHSLPQHPKCWGAHHASLDQSSPPQSGPPGTPPSYKLPLLGPYDSRDDFPLRKTASEPNLKVRSRLKQKVAERRSSPLLRRKDGTVISTFKKRAVEITGTGPGVSSVCNSAPGSGPSSPNSSHSTIAENGFTGSVPNIPTEMLPQHRALPLDSSPNQFSLYTSPSLPNISLGLQATVTVTNSHLTASPKLSTQQEAERQALQSLRQGGTLTGKFMSTSSIPGCLLGVALEGDTSPHGHASLLQHVLLLEQARQQSTLIAVPLHGQSPLVTGERVATSMRTVGKLPRHRPLSRTQSSPLPQSPQALQQLVMQQQHQQFLEKQKQQQLQLGKILTKTGELPRQPTTHPEETEEELTEQQEALLGEGALTMPREGSTESESTQEDLEEEEEEEEVEEDDDDCIQVKDEEGESGPDEGPDLEESSAAYKKLFTDAQQLQPLQVYQAPLSLATVPHQALGRTQSSPAAPGGLKSPPDQPTKHLFTTGVVYDTFMLKHQCMCGNTHVHPEHAGRIQSIWSRLQETGLLSKCERIRGRKATLEEIQTVHSEYHTLLYGTSPLNRQKLDSKKLLGPISQKMYAMLPCGGIGVDSDTVWNEMHSSSAVRMAVGCLVELAFKVAAGELKNGFAIIRPPGHHAEESTAMGFCFFNSVAITAKLLQQKLNVGKVLIVDWDIHHGNGTQQAFYSDPSVLYISLHRYDNGNFFPGSGAPEEVGGGPGVGYNVNVAWTGGVDPPIGDVEYLTAFRTVVMPIAHEFSPDVVLVSAGFDAVEGHLSPLGGYSVTARCFGHLTRQLMTLAGGRVVLALEGGHDLTAICDASEACVSALLSVELQPLDEAVLQQKPNINAVTTLEKVIEIQSKHWSCVQRFATGLGRSLREAQAGETEEAETVSAMALLSVGAEQAQAAAAREHSPRPAEEPMEQEPAL; from the exons ATGCTGCTGGTGCCCAAGGCGCAAGGGCTGGTGGAGATGCTGCAGACCATCTATGAGACAGAGTCCTGTTTCTCAGCAGATGGCATGTCAGGCCGGGAACCATCCTTGGAAATCCTGCCGCGGACTCCTCTGCACAGCATACCTGTCGCAG TGGAGGTAAAGCCAGTGCTGCCAGGAGCCATGCCCAGCTCcatcgggggtgggggtggaggcagCCCCAGCCCTGTGGAGCTGAGGGGGGCTCTGGCTGGCCCTGTGGACCCGGCCCTGCGGGAGCAGCAACTGCAGCAGGAGCTCCTGGCGctcaagcagcagcagcagctgcagaAGCAGCTTCTGTTTGCAGAGTTCCAGAAACAGCATGACCACCTGACGCGGCAGCATGAGGTCCAGCTGCAGAAGCACCTCAAG CAGCAGCAGGAGATGCTGGCAGCCAAGAGGCAACAGGAGCTGGAGCAGCAGCGGCAACGGGAGCAGCAGCGGCAGGAAGAGCTGGAGAAGCAGAGGTTGGAGCAGCAGCTGCTCATCCTGCGCAACAAGGAGAAGAGCAAAGAGA gcgcCATCGCCAGCACCGAAGTGAAACTGAGGCTCCAGGAATTCCTCTTGTCAAAGTCGAAGGAGCCCACGCCAGGCGGCCTCAACCATTCCCTCCCACAGCACCCCAAATGCTG GGGAGCCCACCATGCTTCTTTGGACCAGAGTTCCCCTCCCCAGAGCGGCCCCCCAGGGACGCCTCCCTCTTATAAACTGCCTTTGCTTGGGCCCTACGACAGCCGTGATGACTTCCCCCTCCGCAAAACAG CCTCTGAACCCAATTTGAAAGTGCGTTCAAGGCTAAAACAGAAGGTGGCTGAACGGAGAAGCAGTCCCCTCCTGCGACGAAAAGATGGGACTGTTATTAGCACCTTTAAGAAGAGAGCAGTGGAGATTACAGGCACTGGGCCTGGGG TGTCGTCTGTGTGTAACAGTGCGCCCGGCTCTGGCCCCAGCTCTCCCAACAGCTCCCACAGCACCATCGCTGAGAATGGCTTTACTGGCTCAGTCCCCAACATCCCCACCGAG ATGCTCCCCCAGCACCGGGCCCTCCCTCTGGACAGCTCCCCCAACCAGTTTAGCCTCTACACGTCTCCTTCTCTGCCCAACATCTCCCTAGGGCTGCAGGCCACAGTCACTGTCACCAACTCACACCTCACC GCCTCCCCGAAGCTGTCAACGCAGCAGGAGGCCGAGAGGCAGGCCCTTCAGTCCCTGCGGCAGGGTGGCACACTGACGGGCAAGTTCATGAGCACATCCTCCATCCCTGGCTGCCTACTGGGCGTGGCCCTGGAGGGTGACACGAGCCCGCATGGGCACGCCTCTCTGCTGCAGCATGTACTGCTGCTGGAGCAGGCCCGGCAGCAGAGTACCCTCATTGCTG TGCCACTCCATGGGCAGTCCCCGTTGGTGACAGGTGAACGTGTGGCCACCAGCATGCGGACAGTGGGCAAACTCCCGCGGCACCGGCCCCTGAGCCGCACTCAGTCCTCGCCACTGCCACAGAGTCCCCAGGCCCTGCAGCAGTTGGTCATGCAACAGCagcatcagcagttcctggagaaGCAGAAGCAGCAGCAGTTGCAGCTGGGCAAG ATCCTCACCAAGACAGGGGAGCTGCCCAGGCAGCCTACTACCCACCCTGAGGAGACAGAGGAGGAACTGACAGAGCAGCAGGAGGCCTTGCTGGGGGAAGGAGCTCTGACCATGCCCCGGGAAGGCTCTACGGAGAGCGAGAGCACACAGGAagacctggaggaggaggaggaggaggaagaggtggaggAGGACGACGATGACTGCATCCAGGTCAAGGATGAAGAGGGCGAGAGTGGCCCTGATGAGGGGCCCGACTTGGAAGAGTCCAGTGCTGCTTACAAAAAG CTGTTCACAGATGCTCAGCAGCTGCAGCCGCTGCAGGTGTACCAGGCACCCCTCAGCCTGGCCACTGTGCCCCATCAGGCCCTGGGCCGCACCCAGTCCTCACCTGCTGCCCCTGGGGGCTTGAAGAGTCCCCCGGACCAGCCCACCAAGCACCTCTTCACCACAG GCGTAGTCTACGACACGTTCATGCTGAAGCACCAGTGCATGTGTGGGAACACACATGTGCACCCCGAACACGCTGGCCGCATCCAGAGCATCTGGTCCCGGCTGCAGGAGACGGGCCTGCTTAGTAAGTGTGAG CGGATCCGGGGTCGCAAAGCCACTCTGGAGGAGATCCAGACAGTGCACTCTGAATACCACACCCTGCTCTATGGGACCAGCCCCCTCAACCGGCAGAAGCTGGACAGCAAGAAGCTGCTCG GCCCCATCAGCCAGAAGATGTACGCCATGCTGCCTTGTGGGGGCATTGGG GTGGACAGTGACACTGTGTGGAATGAGATGCACTCTTCCAGTGCTGTGCGCATGGCAGTGGGCTGCCTGGTAGAGCTGGCCTTCAAGGTGGCTGCAGGAGAGCTGAAG AATGGATTTGCCATCATCCGGCCCCCAGGACACCATGCAGAGGAATCCACAGCCAT GGGATTCTGCTTCTTCAACTCTGTAGCCATCACAGCTAAACTCCTGCAGCAGAAGCTGAATGTGGGCAAGGTCCTCATCGTGGACTGG GACATTCACCATGGCAATGGCACCCAGCAAGCATTCTACAGTGATCCCTCTGTGCTCTACATCTCCCTGCATCGCTATGACAATGGGAACTTCTTTCCAGGCTCTGGGGCTCCTGAAGAG GTCGGTGGAGGGCCAGGCGTGGGGTACAATGTGAATGTGGCATGGACAGGAGGTGTGGATCCCCCCATTGGAGATGTGGAGTACCTGACAGCCTTCAG GACAGTGGTGATGCCCATTGCCCATGAGTTCTCACCTGATGTGGTCCTAGTCTCCGCTGGGTTTGATGCTGTTGAAGGACATCTGTCTCCCCTTGGTGGCTATTCTGTCACCGCCAGAT GTTTTGGCCACTTGACCAGGCAGCTGATGACGCTGGCAGGGGGCCGGGTGGTGCTGGCCCTGGAGGGAGGCCACGACTTGACCGCCATCTGTGATGCCTCTGAGGCCTGTGTCTCAGCTCTGCTTAGCGTGGAG CTACAGCCCTTGGATGAGGCAGTCTTACAGCAAAAGCCCAACATCAATGCAGTAACCACACTAGAGAAAGTCATCGAGATCCAGA GCAAACACTGGAGCTGTGTGCAGAGGTTTGCCACTGGTCTGGGCCGTTCCTTGCGGGAGGCCCAGGCTGGTGAGACGGAGGAGGCCGAGACTGTGAGCGCCATGGCCTTGCTGTCGGTGGGGGCTGAGCAGGCCCAGGCTGCTGCCGCCAGGGAGCACAGCCCCAG GCCGGCAGAGGAGCCCATGGAGCAGGAGCCTGCCCTGTGA